The Pelodiscus sinensis isolate JC-2024 chromosome 5, ASM4963464v1, whole genome shotgun sequence genome includes a region encoding these proteins:
- the LOC102453757 gene encoding general transcription factor IIE subunit 1-like, with product MGDQDIIIEVPATLKRLAKYMVRGFYGVEYSLVLDVLIRYPCVKEDDLLLLLKYERKQLRTVLNTLKADKFVKLRMRVETGPNGKSTRHNYYYINYKVLVDVVKYKLDHVRRKIEADERDSTTRSSFKCPSCFSTYTDLEVNQLFDIFTETFRCTYCNAEVEEDASALPKRDARTLLAKFNEQIEPIFALLRETEDVVLPHDLLEPQPTEIPELSESFEQKVCSSILDSSSRPEKWANKNSSVNNMYVQNLVIEVQDSEPKKEKEKVTKEHPIWMSQSTVEGASSNTTDTNVEMDDTVKEVVTDNEVIRTLLIHESKSSSGTGHAPLLAQKKLHESESETSESEEESKHAKPVVVKAAGSDLEQDEQETLDPTIMVAGQPHLYSEINDNPELVTRMSDKERESYIKVGQEMFQSVFE from the exons ATGGGAGATCAAGACATTATTATAGAAGTCCCTGCAACACTGAAGCGGCTGGCCAAATACATGGTGCGTGGCTTCTATGGAGTAGAGTATTCACTGGTCCTTGACGTATTGATCCGATACCCCTGTGTGAAGGAGGATGACTTGTTGCTGCTACTCAAGTATGAACGCAAACAGTTGCGCACTGTCCTCAACACACTGAAGGCAGACAAATTTGTTAAGCTGCGCATGCGAGTTGAAACAGGGCCCAATGGGAAGAGTACAAGGCATAATTACTACTACATCAACTACAAGGTACTGGTTGATGTTGTGAAGTACAAGCTGGATCATGTGCGTCGGAAGATAGAAGCAGATGAGCGGGATTCAACCACCAGGTCCTCTTTCAAGTGTCCGTCTTGCTTCAGCACTTACACAGACCTGGAAGTAAATCAGCTCTTTGACATATTCACAG AGACTTTCCGTTGCACCTACTGTAATGCTGAAGTTGAGGAGGATGCTTCTGCACTTCCCAAACGAGATGCTCGAACCTTGTTAGCAAAATTTAATGAACAAATTGAACCCATCTTTGCACTACTGCGTGAGACTGAAGATGTTGTTCTACCGCATGATTTGCTTGAGCCTCAACCAACAGAAATCCCAGAACTATCAGAAAG cttTGAACAGAAGGTATGTTCAAGCATCCTGGACTCCAGTAGCCGTCCTGAGAAGTGGGCTAACAAGAATTCATCTGTCAATAATATGTATGTTCAAAACTTGGTCATTGAGGTCCAAGATTCTGAgccaaagaaagagaaagaaaaggtgaCTAAAGAACATCCTATATGGATGTCACAAAGTACTGTAGAGGGAGCATCTTCAAATACTACTGACACCAATGTTG aaatggATGACACTGTCAAAGAAGTGGTTACTGATAATGAAGTAATAAGGACTCTTCTCATCCATGAATCGAAGTCTTCCTCTGGCACAGGGCATGCCCCTCTTCTTGCCCAAAAAAAGCTGCATGAGTCAGAAAGTGAAACCAGTGAATCAGAGGAGGAGTCCAAACATGCAAAACCTGTGGTAGTGAAAGCAGCAGGGAGTGACTTAGAACAAGACGAGCAGGAAACACTGGATCCTACAATAATGGTGGCTGGACAGCCCCACTTATACAGTGAAATTAATGACAATCCAGAGCTAGTGACACGTATGTCAGACAAAGAGAGAGAATCTTATATTAAGGTGGGACAAGAAATGTTCCAATCTGTCTTTGAGTAA